CGGCGCTCCGAGCTGGCGGCGCAGCGGATGCAGGCCGTCCGCCTCCGCCTCGCGCGTCTGGAGGCCGAGGGCGAGGCGCTGGGCCGGGAGGCGGCTGTCACCGGCGCGCGGGCGCCCTGGGAGGAGCCGGCGGGGGAGGAGCCGGCGCCGTTGGCCGAGGAGGAGCTCTCCGCCCGCCTGACCGAGGTGGAGGAGGAGCTGCGGCGCCTGGGCCCGGTCAACCCGGAGGCGCCGGGGCAGCTGGCCGAACTGGAGGGTCGGCTGGGCTTCCTGCGCCGCCAGCTGGACGACCTGGAACGCTCGCGGGCCAACCTGGAGCGACTCCTGGGCGAGCTGGAGGCCGAGGCCGAGCGCCGCTTCCGCCGCGGGCTGGAGGAGGTGCGGCGGGCCTTCGCCGCCATCTTCGCGCGCCTCTTCCAGGGCGGGGAGGCCGACCTGCGGCTCTCGGAGGAGGAGGGCGGCGAGGCCGGGGTCGAGATCGAGGTGCGGCCGCCGGGCAAGCGGCGCAGCCCGCTGGGCCTCCTCTCCGGCGGCGAGCGGGCGCTGACCGCGCTGGCCTTCCTGCTGGCGCTCGAGCAGGTGCACCCCTCGCCCTTCCTGGTCCTGGACGAGGCGGACGCGCCGCTGGACGAGAGCAGCGCGGCGCGGCTGGGCGCCTTTCTCCGGGAGCAGAGCCGGCGGCTGCAGGTCTTGGTCATCACCCACCAGCGGGGCACGATGGAGGTGGCCGACCGCCTCTGGGGCGTCACCAGCGCCGAGCGGGGCGTCTCGCAGCTCTTCAGCCTGGAGCTGGCGCGGGCGGCGTCGGAGTGAAGAGCGGGGGCCGGGGCGACCGCCCGGCCCCGGGGAGCGAGGTCGAAGCGGAGATGGCCGAGCGCGAGGGATGGCTGGCGCGGCTGCGGGCCGGACTGGCCCGCAGCCGCGAGGGGTTCGTGGCGCGGCTGCGGGCCGCCGCCGGCCTGCACCGGACGGTGGACGAGTCGCTCTTCGAGGAGCTGGAGGAAGTCCTCATCACCGGCGACGTGGGCGTCGAGGCGACGGAGCGGTTGCTGGAGGGGCTGCGGGAGGGCTGGCGCAGCCGGCGCTGGCGCTCCTCCGACGAGGTGCTCGAGGCGCTGCGGCAGGAGATGGCGCGGGTGCTGGCGGGCGGCCCGGGAGGGGAGCTGGACCTGGGCGGCCGGCCCTCCGTCCTGCTCTTCGCCGGCGTCAACGGCGTGGGCAAGACCACCACCATCGGCAAGCTGGCCTACCAGCTGGCCGCGCGCGGCCACCGGCCGCTCCTGGCGGCCGCCGACACCTTCCGCGCGGCGGCGGCCGAGCAGCTGGCCGTCTGGGCGGAGCGGGCCGGCTGCGACCTGGTCCGCCACGGCCCCGGCGCCGACCCGGCGGCCGTCGCCTTCGACGCCGTGCAGGCGGCCCGCGCCCGGGGCGCGGACATGGTGCTGGTGGACACGGCGGGCCGCCTCCATACCAAGAGCAACCTGATGGAGGAGCTGCGCAAGATCGACCGCGTCATCGGGCGCGCCGCCCCCGGAGAGCCGCGCGAGCGCCTCCTGGTCCTGGACGCCACCAGCGGCCAGAACGCGCTGCAGCAGGCGCGCCTCTTCCGGGAGGCCGTCCCGCTGACCGGCGTCGTCCTCACCAAGCTGGACGGCACCGGCAGGGGCGGCATCATCTTCGCCGTGCGCCAGCAGCTGGAGCTGCCCGTGCGCTGGGTGGGCGTGGGCGAGGGGATCGAGGACCTGCGCCCCTTCGACCCGGAGAGCTTCGTGGAGGCGCTCTTCGCCCCCCTGGAGGCGACCCCCGCCGCCGGCGGGGAGGAAGCGCGTTGAACCGCGACCCCCTCGAGCAGGCGGTCCGCGTCTCCCTGCTGCGCGACCTCTACGGCGCCCTCCTCACCCCCGGCCAGCGGCGCGTCCTGGAGCTGGCCTTCGACGGCGACCTCAGCCTGGCGGAGGTGGCCGAGCTGCTGGGGGTCAGCCGCCAGGCCGTCCACGACCAGATCCGCCGGGCCGTCGGGCAGCTGGAAGGCTATGAGCGCGCCCTGGGCCTGCTGGAGGAGGAGCGGGAGCGGCGGCTCGGCCAACGCGCCGCCCTGGTCGCCCTGGAGAGCCTGCGCCGCCAGCTGGAGGCGCTGGCTCTACCCGAGGAGGAGCGTCGGGCGCTCCTCCGGCGCTGGGCCGAGAGCGCCGAAGCCGTCCGCCGGCTGGCTCCGGCGGAGAGGCCGCGGGCGGGCCCGAGCGGCGCCGTTGACAGCGGAGGGGAGAGCGGCTAGACTCGCGCTGTCCTGTCAAGGGCTTCCCCTTCACAGGGAGGCCGGGCCCGGTGTGGGCCGGCCCGGTCGACGAGGCGGGAGAGGGGAGGGAGGCGGGTGTTCGACCAGCTCTCGGAGCGGCTGCGCGCGACCTTCCAGCGCCTGCGGGGGCGCGGCCGGCTGAGCGAGCGCGACGTGGACGAGGCGCTGCGCGAGGTGCGGCTGGCGCTCCTGGAGGCCGACGTCCACTTCCGCGTGGTGCGCGACTTCATTCAGCGGGTGCGCGAGCGGGCGGTGGGCGAGGAGGTGCTCGCCTCGCTGACGCCGGGCCAGCAGGTGATCCGGATCGTCCACGAGGAGCTGACCCGGACCATGGGCTCCGGCGAGGCGCGCCTGGCCGTCTCGCCGCGCCCGCCCAGCGTCTATCTCCTCGCGGGCCTGCAGGGCTCGGGCAAGACGACCACCGTGGCCAAGCTGGGCTACTGGCTCCGCCGCCAGGGACGGCGGCCGCTCCTGGTGGCGGCCGACTTGGCGCGCCCCGCGGCCGTGGAGCAGCTGCAGGTCCTGGGGGCCCAGGCGGGGGTGGAGGTCTTCAGCCGGCCGGGCGCCACGGACGCGGTGGAGGTGGCGCGCCAGGCGCTGGAGCAGGCCGTCCGGGCGGGCCACGACGCGGTCCTGGTGGACACCGCCGGGCGGCTGGAGATCGACGAGGCGCTGATGGTCGAGCTGGAGCGGATGAAGCAAGCCCTCCACCCGACCGAGGTGCTGCTGGTGCTGGACGCCATGACCGGCCAAGCCGCCGTCCACGTGGCGGAGACCTTCCACCGACGCCTGGGCGTCGACGGCCTGATCCTCACCAAGCTGGACGGCGACAGCCGCGGCGGCGCCGCCCTCTCCGTGCGCGAGGTGACCGGCCGGCCGATCCACTTCGCCGGCACCGGCGAGCGGCTGGAGGGACTGGAGCCCTTCCATCCCGAGCGCATGGCCGGCCGCATCCTGGGCATGGGCGACGTGCTCACCCTGATCGAGCGCGCCCAGCAGGCCTTCGACGCGGAGCAGGCGCGGGCCATGGAGAAGAAGCTGCGCGACGCCAGCTTCACGCTGGAGGACTTCGTCCAGCAGCTCCGCCAGGTGCGGCGCATGGGGCCGCTGGACCAGCTGCTCGCCCTGCTGCCGGGCATGGGGGCGCTCAAGGGGCTGCGCGGCGTGCAGGTAGACGAGCGGGAGCTGGCCCGCCTGGAGGCCATGGTCCTCTCCATGACGCCCGAGGAGCGGCGCCGGCCGGAGATCATCGACGGTTCGCGGCGGCGGCGCATCGCCCGCGGCAGCGGCACCCAGGTCCAGGACGTCAACCGCCTCCTGCGCGACTTCGAGCAGGTGCGGAAGCTGATGAAGAACATGGCCGCCGGCCTTCCCGCCGGCCGCTCCGGGCGCGGTGCCGTCCTCCCCGGAGCGCCGGGCGGCGCCCAGCGGCGGCGCAGGAAGGGGCCGCGGCTGCCTTTCTAGGCCGCGCCCGAGGAGATCGCCCGCCCGGGGGGCGGGAGAACGGGAACGAGGAGGCGCATCCAGAGATGGCCGTCAAGATCCGCCTTCGCCGCATGGGGGCCAAGCACCACCCCTTCTACCGCGTGGTCGTGGCCGACTCGCGCTCGCCGCGGGACGGCCGCTTCATCGAGTCCATCGGCTACTACGACCCCACCGCCGAGCCGGCCGTCTCCAAGATCGACGCGGAGAAGGCCGTGGCCTGGCTGCGTCGCGGCGCCCAGCCGACCGAGACGGTCCGCGCCCTCTTCCGGCGCCACGGCATCTTCGGCCTGGCCGAGGCCCGGTCGTCCGGGGAGGCACCCTCCGCGGACGGCGCGGAGGAGGAGCGGGACGGGGCCGCGGGGGCGCGGGACTGAGGCGGCGTGGCCGCGCGGGAAAGCCTGCGGCAGCTGCTGGAGCTGCTGGTGGAGTCGCTGGTGGAGCACCCCGAGGAGGTCCGCATCCGCGAGGAAGCCGATCCGGACGAGAGGGTGGTCCGCTTCCGCGTCCGCCTGGCGGCCGGCGACGTGGGCCAGCTGATCGGGCGCCAGGGCCGCGTCATCCAGGCGGTGCGCACCGTCCTCCGCTCGGCCGCCGGCCGCGCCGGCCTGCGCGCCGAGGTGGACGTGGAGGAGTGAGAGCGTGTCCGAGGCCGGCCGCATCACCGTCGGTCGCATCCGGGCGGCCCACGGGGTCGGCGGCGAGGTGCAGGTGGAGCCGCTGACCGACTTCCCCGAGCGCTTCCGCCGGCGCCGGCGCTACTGGCTGGAGGGACGGGAGGACGGCTGGCGGGAGGTGGAGAGGGTCCGCCGTCAGGGGGCCTACTTCCTGGTCAAGTTCCGCGGCGTGGAGGACCGTGAGGCGGCGGAGGCACTGCGCGGCGCGGAGCTGCAGGTGCCGGCGGAGGAGCTGGAGCCGCTGCCGGCAGGGGTCTACTACGACCACCAGCTGCTGGGCCTGGAGGTGCGGGACCGCGACGGCCGGCTCCTGGGCCGCGTGGAAGGCGTGGAGCATCCGCCGGCCAACGATGTCCTCCGCGTGCGCAAGAGCGGGGGCGAGGGCAGGCTCTGGATCCCGGCGCTGCGCGACGTGGTGCTGGCCATCCTGCCGGAGGAGGGACGGATCGTGGTCGACCTGCCGCCCGGCACGCCCGGTCTGGACGAGCGGCGGTGAGCGCCCGCCTGCGCATCGACGTCGTCACCATCTTCCCCGAGATGGTGGAGGCGGTCCTGGCCACCGGCATGCTGCGCAAGGCGCGGGAGGCGGGCCTGGCCGAGCTGCGCGCCGTGGACCTGCGCGAGTACGCCGAGGGACCGCACCGGATGACCGACGATGCCGCCTTCGGCGGCGAGGGCGGCCAGGTGATGAAGGTGGAGCCTATGGTCCGCGCGGTCGAGGCGCTGCGCGGGCCGGGGAGCCGCGTCGTCCTGCTGAGCCCGGCCGGGCGCCGCTTCGATCAGCGGATGGCCTGGGAGTACGTGGGCGTGCCGCACCTGATCCTCCTCTGCGGCCGCTACGAGGGCGTCGACGAGCGCGTGCGGCAGCTGGTGGTGGACGAGGAGCTCTCGGTGGGCGACTACGTCCTCTCCGGGGGCGAGCTGGCGGCGCTGGTGGTGGTCGACGCCGTCGTCCGCCTTCTGCCCGGTGTGCTCAACCGGCCGGGTGCGGCACGTGACGACTCCTTCTCCAGCGGGCTCCTGGAGGGACCGCAGTACACCCGCCCGCGGCTCTTCCGCGGGCTGGCGGTGCCGGAGGTCCTGCTCTCGGGCGACCACGGCGCCATCCGCCGCTGGCGGCGGAAGGAGGCGCTGCGCCGGACGCTGCTGCGGCGGCCCGACCTGCTGGCCCGGGCCGAGCTGGACGCCGAAGACCGGGAGCTGCTGGCCGAGGTGCTGCGCGAGCAAGGCCGGATGCTATAATGTGGCGCGTCACGGCAGGGAGGATGGTGCGGGCGCATGGACTGGCTTGAGGCGTTGCAGGCGGAGCAGCTCAAACGCGAGATCCCCGACTTCTCCCCCGGTGATACGGTCCGGGTGCATACGGTCGTCCGCGAGGGCGGTCGCGAACGCGTGCAGATCTTCGAGGGGACGGTCATCGCCCGCAAGCACGGCGGGTTGCAAGAGACCTTCACGGTGCGCAGGATCGCCTCCGGCGTCGGTGTCGAGCGGATCTTCCCCCTCCACTCGCCGCGCGTCCAGAAGATCGAGGTCGTCCGGCGCGGGGCAGTGCGGCGGGCCAAGCTCTACTACCTGCGCCAGCGCACGGGCAAGTCGGCCCGCGTGCGCGAGCGGAGGCAAGAGCGGCCCGGCGCGCAGGGCGGAGCCCGGGAGTCGTCATGACGGTCGAGCGAGGGCGCCCCGTCCGGGACGCCCTCGAAGTGATCCTGATCGCGCTCCTCATCGCCGTCGGCATCCGGACCTTCGTGCTCGAGGCGTTCGTCGTCGAGGGCCCCTCCATGGAGCCGACCCTCTACTCCGACGAGCGCCTCCTGGTCTTCAAGCTCGCCTATCTCTTCTCGCCGCCCCGGCCGGGCGACATCGTGGTCTTCCGGGTGCCCTGGGACGGCTCCAAGGATTACGTCAAGCGCGTAATCGCGGACGGTGGGCAGACGGTGGAGATCCGCCAGGGCACCGTCTACGTCGACGGCCGGCCGCTCAGCGAGCCCTACATCCACTTCACGGACCGGAGCAACCTGGCTCCGGTGCGGGTGCCCGCCGGCTACATCTTCGTGCTGGGCGACAACCGCCCGGAGAGCGAGGACAGCCGCTACTTCGGCCCCGTCAGCCAGCAGCTGGTGGAGGGGAAGGCCGTCGTCCTCTGGTGGCCGCCCAGCCGGTTCGCCTGGCTGGGCGGTCCCCTCTGAGCGGGAGGCGGCCGGGGCGCGGGAGCGCGCCGGTGGCCCGGCAGCCGGGGCCTCCCCCGGCTGCCTGCCGGACCGGAGGGCGGCTAGGAGCGGGAGACCAGCTTGGTCAGGGAGCTGGCCAGCGCCCGCTGCTCGGCCTCGTTGCTCACCTGCCACATCTCCTTGAGAAGGCGCTGCTCGGGGCTGCGCGGCGCCACCTCGCGCACCAGCCAGTCGCCGATGCGGCTGGCCTGCTCGGTGATCGCCGCCTGGTTCATGCCCATCTCCTGGGCTGCGGAGACGCGCTGAGCCAGCTCCTGCTTGAAGCGATCGAAGGTGTCGGTGTACTCCAAGGCTTCGCCCTCCCCGTTCCACTCATGGATGCGCAAGCTTAGTATGCGCGCCGTCGCGACGCCTACTCCGGCCACCGGGGACCGGCGGGCGAGGGCAGGAAGGGGTCCTTCCGTTGCCGCACGAAGATGGATCAGCGGGAGGGATGCGCCGGCCCGGCCTCCTGCGGGGCCACATGGCGCGCGCGCTGCGCCTCTCCCGCCAGCTGCTGCACGCGGTGGACGCCGTGGTCGAGGTGCTGGACGCACGCATCCCGCGCGCCAGCCGCTATCCGGCGCTGGCACGGATGCTGGAGGGGCGGCCGCGCCTGGTCGTCCTGGCCAAGGCGGACCTGGCGGACCCGGCGGTCACGCGGGCCTGGCTGGAGGCGTTCACCGCCGCCGGCGAGCGGGCGCTGGCGCTGGATCTGCGCGGAGGTGGCGAGCCGGCGCGACTCCGCCGCGAGCTGCGGAGACTGGCCGCCGGGCGCGGCGGCATCCGCGCCCGGCGCCCGCTGCGGGTGATGGTGGTCGGGCTGCCGAACACCGGCAAGTCGACGCTGCTCAACCGGCTGGCCGGGCGCGGTGCGGCCCGGACCGGCGCCCGGCCGGGGATCACCCGCGGCGAGCAGTGGATCCGCGGCGACGGCTACGAGCTGCTCGACCTGCCGGGCGTCCTTCCCGCCACCCTGGGCAACCGGCGGGTACTCGTCCGGCTGGCCGCCTGCGAGCTGGTGGGGACCGAGGCGGTACCCGAGGCGGAGGCGGCCCGCTGGCTGGCGGAGTGGCTGGCGGAGCGGGCGCCGGCGGTGCTGGAGGAGCGGTACGCCTGGCGGGTCGGCGAGGCCGTCCTGGAGGCGGTGGCGCGACGGCGCGGGGCGCTCCTGCCGGGCGGCCTGCCCGATCTCGAGCGCGCCGGGCGCGCGCTGCTGGCCGACTTCCGCCTGGGCCGCCTGGGCCGGCTCAGCCTGGAGGAGCCCGACGATGCCGGACCTGCTACGTGAGGAGCGCTGGTGGAGGATGGGCGTCCGCTGGGTGGCGGGCGTCGACGAGGCTGGCCGGGGCCCCCTGGCCGGCCCGGTGACGGCGGCTGCCGTCGTCTTCCCGCCGTGGGTGGAGGCGGATCGGCTGGCGGGCGTCGACGACTCGAAGCGGCTCTCGCCGGCGCGGCGCCGGCGGCTCGTGCCCGTCATCCTGCGCGAGGCGGCGGCGTGGGCGGTGGGCGAGGCGTCGGTGGAGGAGATCGATCGGCTCGACATCCGCCAGGCCACCTTTCTCGCCATGCGCAGGGCGCTGGCGCTGCTGGCGGTGCCCGTGGGGGCGGTGCTGGTGGACGGGCCGGCCTCCCCCGGTCCGGCCCTGCCGCCGGAACGGGTGGAGGCCGTGGTGGGGGGCGACCGCCTCTCGCTGAGCGTGGCGGCCGCCTCGGTGCTGGCCAAAGTGGTGCGGGACATGCAGATGGAGGAGCTGCACCGGCTCCATCCCGGCTACGGGTGGGCGCGAAACAAGGGGTACGGGACGGCGGAGCACCGCGAGGCCATCGCCCGTCTGGGTGCCTGCCGTCTCCACCGGCGCAGCTTCCTGGGCGGGGGAGAGGAGGGGGCCGAGGCCTCCTGAGCGGCCGGGGGCCGGGCCGGATCCGGGAAAGGGGGACGAGCCGTGACAGGTGTACGCAAGGCGGTCATCCCGGCGGCGGGGCTGGGGACGCGCTTCCTGCCCGCCACGAAGGCGCAGCCGAAGGAGATGCTGCCCGTGGTCGACGCTCCCGCCATCCAGTACGTGGTGGAGGAGATCGTGGCCGCGGGCATCGAGGACGTGCTGATCGTCACCAGCGCCAACAAGGGCTCCATCGAGGACTACTTCGACCGCTCGCTCGACCTGGAGGCGGCGCTGGCGGCCCGGGAGGGGAAGGCCGCCGAGCTGGAGATGGTCCGGCGCATCGGCGAGATGGCCAACGTACACTACGTCCGGCAGAAGCAGCCGCTGGGGCTCGGCCACGCCATCCTCTGCGCGCGCATGCACGTGGGTGACGAACCCTTCGCCGTGCTCCTCCCCGACGACCTGATCCGGGCCGAGCCCTCGGCCCTCCGCCAGCTCCTCGAGGTGGTCGAGCCGGGCACCTCGGTGGTGGCGGTACAGCCGGTCCCCCACGCGGAGGTCTCGCGCTACGGGGTGGTCGACGTGGAGGCGGAGGGCGGCGGAAGCTACCGGGTGCGCGACATGGTGGAGAAGCCGCGGCCGGAGGAGGCGCCCTCCGACCTGGCCGTCATCGGCCGCTACGTCCTCGACCCGGCGGTCTTCGACGTGCTGGAGCGGCTGGAGCCGGGACACGGCGGCGAGATCCAGCTGACGGATGCCCTGCG
The sequence above is a segment of the Bacillota bacterium genome. Coding sequences within it:
- the ftsY gene encoding signal recognition particle-docking protein FtsY, coding for MAEREGWLARLRAGLARSREGFVARLRAAAGLHRTVDESLFEELEEVLITGDVGVEATERLLEGLREGWRSRRWRSSDEVLEALRQEMARVLAGGPGGELDLGGRPSVLLFAGVNGVGKTTTIGKLAYQLAARGHRPLLAAADTFRAAAAEQLAVWAERAGCDLVRHGPGADPAAVAFDAVQAARARGADMVLVDTAGRLHTKSNLMEELRKIDRVIGRAAPGEPRERLLVLDATSGQNALQQARLFREAVPLTGVVLTKLDGTGRGGIIFAVRQQLELPVRWVGVGEGIEDLRPFDPESFVEALFAPLEATPAAGGEEAR
- a CDS encoding DNA-binding protein gives rise to the protein MNRDPLEQAVRVSLLRDLYGALLTPGQRRVLELAFDGDLSLAEVAELLGVSRQAVHDQIRRAVGQLEGYERALGLLEEERERRLGQRAALVALESLRRQLEALALPEEERRALLRRWAESAEAVRRLAPAERPRAGPSGAVDSGGESG
- the ffh gene encoding signal recognition particle protein, with amino-acid sequence MFDQLSERLRATFQRLRGRGRLSERDVDEALREVRLALLEADVHFRVVRDFIQRVRERAVGEEVLASLTPGQQVIRIVHEELTRTMGSGEARLAVSPRPPSVYLLAGLQGSGKTTTVAKLGYWLRRQGRRPLLVAADLARPAAVEQLQVLGAQAGVEVFSRPGATDAVEVARQALEQAVRAGHDAVLVDTAGRLEIDEALMVELERMKQALHPTEVLLVLDAMTGQAAVHVAETFHRRLGVDGLILTKLDGDSRGGAALSVREVTGRPIHFAGTGERLEGLEPFHPERMAGRILGMGDVLTLIERAQQAFDAEQARAMEKKLRDASFTLEDFVQQLRQVRRMGPLDQLLALLPGMGALKGLRGVQVDERELARLEAMVLSMTPEERRRPEIIDGSRRRRIARGSGTQVQDVNRLLRDFEQVRKLMKNMAAGLPAGRSGRGAVLPGAPGGAQRRRRKGPRLPF
- the rpsP gene encoding 30S ribosomal protein S16, whose amino-acid sequence is MAVKIRLRRMGAKHHPFYRVVVADSRSPRDGRFIESIGYYDPTAEPAVSKIDAEKAVAWLRRGAQPTETVRALFRRHGIFGLAEARSSGEAPSADGAEEERDGAAGARD
- a CDS encoding KH domain-containing protein, with the protein product MAARESLRQLLELLVESLVEHPEEVRIREEADPDERVVRFRVRLAAGDVGQLIGRQGRVIQAVRTVLRSAAGRAGLRAEVDVEE
- the rimM gene encoding ribosome maturation factor RimM (Essential for efficient processing of 16S rRNA) — its product is MSEAGRITVGRIRAAHGVGGEVQVEPLTDFPERFRRRRRYWLEGREDGWREVERVRRQGAYFLVKFRGVEDREAAEALRGAELQVPAEELEPLPAGVYYDHQLLGLEVRDRDGRLLGRVEGVEHPPANDVLRVRKSGGEGRLWIPALRDVVLAILPEEGRIVVDLPPGTPGLDERR
- the trmD gene encoding tRNA (guanosine(37)-N1)-methyltransferase TrmD, which encodes MRIDVVTIFPEMVEAVLATGMLRKAREAGLAELRAVDLREYAEGPHRMTDDAAFGGEGGQVMKVEPMVRAVEALRGPGSRVVLLSPAGRRFDQRMAWEYVGVPHLILLCGRYEGVDERVRQLVVDEELSVGDYVLSGGELAALVVVDAVVRLLPGVLNRPGAARDDSFSSGLLEGPQYTRPRLFRGLAVPEVLLSGDHGAIRRWRRKEALRRTLLRRPDLLARAELDAEDRELLAEVLREQGRML
- the rplS gene encoding 50S ribosomal protein L19, with amino-acid sequence MDWLEALQAEQLKREIPDFSPGDTVRVHTVVREGGRERVQIFEGTVIARKHGGLQETFTVRRIASGVGVERIFPLHSPRVQKIEVVRRGAVRRAKLYYLRQRTGKSARVRERRQERPGAQGGARESS
- the lepB gene encoding signal peptidase I; translation: MTVERGRPVRDALEVILIALLIAVGIRTFVLEAFVVEGPSMEPTLYSDERLLVFKLAYLFSPPRPGDIVVFRVPWDGSKDYVKRVIADGGQTVEIRQGTVYVDGRPLSEPYIHFTDRSNLAPVRVPAGYIFVLGDNRPESEDSRYFGPVSQQLVEGKAVVLWWPPSRFAWLGGPL
- a CDS encoding DUF3243 domain-containing protein, whose translation is MEYTDTFDRFKQELAQRVSAAQEMGMNQAAITEQASRIGDWLVREVAPRSPEQRLLKEMWQVSNEAEQRALASSLTKLVSRS
- the ylqF gene encoding ribosome biogenesis GTPase YlqF; the protein is MRRPGLLRGHMARALRLSRQLLHAVDAVVEVLDARIPRASRYPALARMLEGRPRLVVLAKADLADPAVTRAWLEAFTAAGERALALDLRGGGEPARLRRELRRLAAGRGGIRARRPLRVMVVGLPNTGKSTLLNRLAGRGAARTGARPGITRGEQWIRGDGYELLDLPGVLPATLGNRRVLVRLAACELVGTEAVPEAEAARWLAEWLAERAPAVLEERYAWRVGEAVLEAVARRRGALLPGGLPDLERAGRALLADFRLGRLGRLSLEEPDDAGPAT
- a CDS encoding ribonuclease HII, with protein sequence MPDLLREERWWRMGVRWVAGVDEAGRGPLAGPVTAAAVVFPPWVEADRLAGVDDSKRLSPARRRRLVPVILREAAAWAVGEASVEEIDRLDIRQATFLAMRRALALLAVPVGAVLVDGPASPGPALPPERVEAVVGGDRLSLSVAAASVLAKVVRDMQMEELHRLHPGYGWARNKGYGTAEHREAIARLGACRLHRRSFLGGGEEGAEAS
- the galU gene encoding UTP--glucose-1-phosphate uridylyltransferase GalU; translation: MTGVRKAVIPAAGLGTRFLPATKAQPKEMLPVVDAPAIQYVVEEIVAAGIEDVLIVTSANKGSIEDYFDRSLDLEAALAAREGKAAELEMVRRIGEMANVHYVRQKQPLGLGHAILCARMHVGDEPFAVLLPDDLIRAEPSALRQLLEVVEPGTSVVAVQPVPHAEVSRYGVVDVEAEGGGSYRVRDMVEKPRPEEAPSDLAVIGRYVLDPAVFDVLERLEPGHGGEIQLTDALRRLARRGAVRAREVEGERFDVGDRVGWLTANLRYALDRPDLAPALLDFLERTLERAKPGGGR